One Nostoc sp. UHCC 0302 DNA window includes the following coding sequences:
- a CDS encoding OmpA family protein — protein sequence MSDVHRQDAARLRIKTQRKRTSTQTNSSLTLPNTPTLANPTRSFGMQADTALPEKVIQKSSNFQQEMQPGSLGLLESVGHQQQPIGHDISRISLHPQAKLNVNQSEAEQGQPQQLLMREDVDAGANTTQTPEPTDAGPIAGVPTDTTTTDTLPADLQEFINHGIYGPEALVPPTNIGGFDASYDPDSSGLLIEVRTGVNFNNGLAIDDSNVITANHTDLNQAAIDGMNLPPEERAAFVADFTWDSEQKEDFIDNLQFRVEGAWSSSGTGLSFVSTRPGWESVTASVDVNVNVHEGAAGTNDHLQTTVYKVPDGGTYNVGAFVDSDRNDPNKARDQDPHNNELVMSSTHVNETPESHSLLRKTVQFENNSSALTPDAQSTLQAFAIDFQDANLDLTNPVQLVGHASSTGTDEHNEQLAQARINEVRKFLASVGFTGINERVSTQNMGEIDATEDPEWRRVDLIVGSGEGQLVAAHEFGHVFGLDDEYVSNDVNPGGSITGSGKAVGTAVGHDDMARAIGTTGAIAENNDGIMSLGNTIRPQHYATFGWALGKVTGVNEWRAT from the coding sequence ATGAGCGATGTCCATAGACAAGACGCTGCGCGTCTACGCATAAAAACCCAACGCAAGAGAACATCAACTCAAACGAATTCATCGTTGACCTTACCAAATACTCCGACGCTGGCAAATCCAACACGTAGCTTTGGTATGCAAGCAGATACTGCTTTACCCGAAAAGGTAATTCAGAAGTCATCGAACTTCCAGCAAGAAATGCAACCTGGAAGTCTGGGACTTTTAGAATCAGTAGGTCATCAACAACAACCTATCGGTCACGACATTAGTCGAATCTCGCTACATCCGCAGGCAAAACTTAACGTCAATCAATCAGAAGCAGAACAAGGACAACCTCAGCAGTTACTCATGCGTGAAGATGTAGACGCAGGAGCAAACACAACCCAAACGCCTGAACCAACAGATGCAGGCCCAATTGCTGGCGTACCCACTGATACAACAACTACTGATACTCTACCAGCAGATTTACAAGAGTTCATTAATCACGGTATTTACGGGCCGGAGGCACTGGTTCCGCCCACTAACATTGGTGGTTTTGATGCTAGTTACGATCCTGATAGTAGTGGCTTGTTAATAGAAGTTAGAACTGGTGTAAATTTCAATAATGGTCTGGCAATCGACGATTCTAACGTGATTACGGCTAATCACACTGATCTCAATCAAGCCGCCATTGATGGCATGAACCTTCCCCCGGAAGAACGAGCCGCCTTCGTTGCAGACTTCACTTGGGATTCTGAACAAAAAGAAGATTTCATTGACAACTTACAGTTTCGCGTTGAAGGTGCTTGGAGTAGCAGCGGCACAGGACTCTCGTTTGTTTCAACTCGTCCAGGTTGGGAAAGTGTGACAGCAAGTGTAGATGTAAACGTCAACGTACATGAAGGTGCTGCTGGTACAAATGACCACCTGCAAACCACAGTTTATAAAGTTCCCGATGGTGGTACTTATAATGTAGGTGCATTTGTAGATAGCGATCGCAACGATCCAAACAAAGCTAGAGACCAAGATCCTCACAATAATGAATTGGTCATGTCTAGTACTCATGTCAACGAAACACCCGAAAGCCACAGTCTGTTGCGAAAGACAGTCCAATTTGAGAATAATTCATCAGCGCTAACTCCCGACGCCCAAAGCACATTGCAAGCTTTTGCAATTGACTTCCAAGATGCTAACCTCGACCTCACGAACCCTGTACAATTAGTTGGTCACGCTTCTTCTACTGGCACAGACGAACACAATGAGCAACTTGCTCAAGCACGAATTAATGAAGTACGGAAATTCTTAGCCTCTGTAGGTTTTACTGGAATTAACGAACGAGTCTCCACTCAAAACATGGGTGAAATCGATGCTACAGAAGACCCAGAATGGCGACGAGTAGACCTGATTGTTGGTAGTGGAGAAGGTCAACTAGTAGCAGCCCATGAATTCGGTCACGTTTTTGGGCTAGATGACGAATATGTTAGCAACGATGTAAATCCTGGTGGTAGCATTACAGGATCGGGTAAAGCAGTCGGTACAGCTGTGGGACATGACGATATGGCTCGTGCTATTGGTACTACAGGTGCGATCGCTGAAAATAACGATGGCATTATGTCCTTGGGTAATACAATCCGACCTCAGCACTATGCTACTTTTGGATGGGCGCTAGGAAAAGTGACTGGAGTTAATGAATGGAGAGCTACCTAA
- a CDS encoding fatty acid desaturase family protein produces the protein MSNDAITQPELLNSKANQQHNPRQILSLQDLSVLNDRSNSKGLLQLVLHLTIMGCSGYLWATNFGNWLLAIPALAIYGFSIASMFAPMHECVHRSAFATHSLNDAVAWCAGLLSFYNSTFFRHYHKWHHLYTRVPNKDPELTDPKPSNWGKYLLIISGLPWWLGKIRGHFRIAFGQVDDCPFIPESARAEVIRSTRGQLAVYAGAIALSIAVAQPWFILYWLLPLIVGQPILRFILLAEHTGCTLDANRLTNTRTTLTRWPVRLFMWNMPFHAEHHLYPSIPFHALADAHKKLNAHFAHIEPGYIKVNRDILVKSGQSAI, from the coding sequence ATGTCTAATGATGCAATTACTCAACCAGAATTATTAAATAGTAAAGCTAATCAGCAACACAACCCCCGTCAGATTCTCTCTTTACAGGATTTGAGTGTTTTGAACGATCGCTCCAATTCTAAAGGACTACTTCAACTGGTTTTGCATTTAACTATCATGGGATGCAGCGGCTACCTATGGGCAACAAACTTTGGTAATTGGTTACTAGCAATACCAGCACTAGCAATTTATGGTTTTAGTATTGCTTCTATGTTTGCACCTATGCATGAATGCGTTCACAGAAGCGCTTTTGCTACTCATAGTTTAAATGATGCTGTTGCTTGGTGTGCAGGCTTGCTCTCATTTTACAACAGCACATTCTTCCGTCACTATCACAAGTGGCATCACCTTTATACTCGCGTTCCTAATAAAGACCCAGAATTAACCGACCCCAAACCAAGCAACTGGGGCAAATACTTATTAATAATTAGCGGTTTACCCTGGTGGTTAGGAAAAATTCGTGGGCATTTTCGGATTGCATTCGGTCAAGTTGATGATTGTCCATTTATACCAGAATCAGCGCGTGCTGAAGTTATTCGCTCAACTAGAGGACAATTAGCCGTTTATGCAGGTGCGATCGCTCTTTCAATTGCAGTCGCACAGCCTTGGTTTATACTTTATTGGCTACTGCCATTGATTGTAGGTCAACCGATTCTGCGTTTTATTCTATTAGCAGAACATACAGGTTGCACTCTTGATGCTAATCGACTGACGAATACGCGCACAACACTAACCCGCTGGCCTGTGCGATTATTCATGTGGAATATGCCATTTCATGCAGAGCATCATTTATACCCATCAATTCCGTTCCATGCATTAGCTGATGCTCATAAAAAGTTGAATGCACACTTTGCCCACATTGAACCGGGTTACATCAAAGTTAACAGAGATATTCTAGTTAAATCAGGACAATCAGCAATTTAA
- the pstS gene encoding phosphate ABC transporter substrate-binding protein PstS: MSAQIQSKRLACLLSLIAVSVNIASCTAGHTEIGKVSLVGAGASFPEPLYQQWLLDYNQQNPNVKINYQAIGSSAGVQQLIQGTVDFAASDVAITAEQAANIKRGVIALPITAGSIVLAYNLSNVPSGLKLPRQVYTDIFLGKITNWNNPKIAVANPGINLPDLPIKVVHRTDGSGTTSVLTRHLNAISPEWKNKVGAGKSIEWPVGIGANGNAGVTAQIQQLPGAIGYVEYSYANRNKLRVAALENKSGNYITPTPESTAKTLEAIKLPAKNLIGFNPNPAGTQSYPIVTYTWLLTYRQYEDSVKAQELKNFVNWVLIKGQKSSLELGYIPLSKEVVVQVQAAANQIAQ; encoded by the coding sequence ATGTCTGCTCAAATTCAATCGAAACGACTAGCTTGTCTTCTGTCCCTAATAGCCGTTTCGGTGAATATTGCTTCTTGCACTGCTGGTCATACAGAGATAGGAAAAGTTTCCCTTGTTGGGGCCGGGGCAAGTTTTCCTGAGCCTTTGTACCAGCAGTGGTTGTTAGATTACAATCAGCAAAATCCTAACGTAAAAATTAACTATCAAGCCATAGGAAGCAGTGCTGGAGTGCAACAGCTGATCCAAGGTACTGTAGACTTTGCCGCCAGTGATGTGGCAATTACAGCTGAACAAGCAGCTAATATAAAGCGAGGAGTAATTGCTCTGCCCATAACTGCTGGTTCTATAGTGCTAGCTTACAACCTCTCCAATGTGCCAAGTGGTCTGAAGCTACCACGCCAAGTCTATACAGATATCTTCCTGGGAAAAATTACGAATTGGAATAATCCTAAAATAGCTGTAGCTAATCCAGGGATAAATTTGCCCGATCTACCGATTAAAGTTGTACACAGAACTGATGGTAGTGGTACAACAAGCGTGTTGACACGACATCTAAATGCTATCAGCCCAGAATGGAAAAATAAAGTCGGCGCTGGTAAATCCATAGAATGGCCAGTAGGAATTGGTGCAAACGGCAACGCAGGAGTTACTGCTCAGATTCAACAACTTCCCGGAGCGATTGGTTATGTAGAATACAGCTACGCTAACCGAAATAAATTGCGTGTAGCTGCTTTGGAAAATAAATCTGGTAATTATATTACGCCAACACCTGAATCAACAGCTAAAACCTTGGAGGCAATCAAGCTACCTGCTAAAAACTTGATTGGTTTTAACCCCAATCCTGCGGGAACTCAGTCTTATCCCATAGTTACTTATACTTGGCTTCTGACTTATCGCCAATATGAAGACTCAGTTAAAGCTCAAGAACTGAAAAATTTTGTGAATTGGGTTTTAATTAAAGGGCAAAAATCTAGCTTGGAACTTGGATATATTCCTTTGTCTAAAGAAGTTGTCGTTCAAGTCCAGGCTGCCGCTAATCAAATTGCACAATAA
- a CDS encoding tetratricopeptide repeat protein — translation MLGNTLVGRYQIISLLGGGGFGETFVACDTQLPGSPKCVVKRLKPQASDPVTLETARRLFDTEAQVLYKLGTCDRIPKLLAYFEEDAEFYLVQEFIEGHDLSKEIIPGKTLSQDEVISLLEEILTILEFVHQQNVIHRDVNPRNILRRQQDNKLILIDFGAVKQIATQVITPQGQTKSTVAIGTPGYIPGEQAQGTPKFSSDIYAAGIIALQALTGLFPEEILRDAETNEIIWQNQTTVTPEFAQFLDKMLRYDFRQRYASATVALQALKELTQAPPQTIALIPATPQNHIKKQKSQKGILGKFFIAIFLVGISGVASIFIYNHVNSNNATDLYKQGNTLFDLQRYKDALTAYEKAVNIIPNYAQGWNGQGKTLNELKEYKEALAAYDKAIQIQPDYLEAWSGRGFVLINLQRYQEAIASFDKALQLKNDNPEVWNAKGEAFSNLNQYDQAIQAYDQAIELKPDYYQAWYEKGLALQNLKRYEDAIAAYQKVTELKPEYQQAWYNLGNVLVNLQRYTDAFTAYDKAVHYQPNYYQAWLSRGNILLSLQRYPEAVESFRQVIKYNSNNYQAWYNLGWSLHQTQRYEEAIASYNKAATIKRNDYQLWYNLGNSQYNLQKYGDAIASYDRAVRYKPDYYESWYSRGNALLNLKRYQEAIASYTQAIKYKPDYQQAIQARNQAESQLQSEKLKPVIVPIIPSPSSTSSPKNIP, via the coding sequence ATGCTGGGAAACACACTTGTAGGAAGATACCAAATTATTAGTCTTTTGGGAGGTGGGGGGTTTGGCGAAACTTTTGTCGCTTGTGATACTCAGTTACCCGGTTCACCTAAATGTGTTGTCAAGAGACTCAAGCCTCAAGCAAGCGATCCAGTAACTTTAGAGACAGCTAGGCGTTTATTTGATACTGAAGCTCAAGTTTTGTATAAGTTAGGGACTTGCGATCGCATTCCTAAACTTTTAGCTTACTTTGAAGAAGATGCAGAATTCTATCTCGTACAAGAATTCATTGAAGGTCATGATTTAAGTAAAGAGATAATACCAGGTAAAACCCTAAGTCAAGACGAGGTGATTTCACTTTTAGAAGAAATTTTGACAATCTTAGAATTTGTTCATCAACAGAATGTTATTCACCGCGATGTTAATCCCCGGAATATCTTGAGACGTCAGCAAGATAATAAGTTAATTTTAATTGATTTTGGTGCAGTTAAACAAATCGCTACTCAAGTGATTACTCCCCAAGGTCAAACTAAATCTACTGTAGCTATAGGTACTCCCGGATATATTCCTGGAGAACAAGCTCAAGGTACACCAAAATTTAGCAGTGATATTTATGCTGCCGGCATAATTGCACTTCAAGCTCTAACTGGTTTATTTCCTGAAGAGATATTAAGAGATGCCGAAACTAATGAAATTATTTGGCAGAACCAAACCACAGTCACGCCGGAATTTGCTCAATTCTTAGACAAAATGTTGCGCTATGATTTTCGGCAACGTTATGCTTCGGCAACAGTGGCATTACAAGCATTAAAGGAGTTAACACAAGCTCCCCCTCAGACAATAGCATTGATTCCTGCTACCCCACAAAATCATATAAAGAAGCAGAAATCGCAAAAAGGCATATTGGGGAAATTTTTCATAGCAATATTTTTAGTAGGTATTAGTGGAGTAGCATCAATATTTATTTATAACCACGTTAATTCAAATAATGCTACAGACTTATATAAACAAGGAAATACACTTTTTGACTTACAACGGTATAAAGATGCATTAACAGCATATGAAAAAGCAGTTAATATTATCCCCAATTATGCCCAAGGGTGGAATGGTCAAGGCAAAACACTCAATGAGTTAAAAGAATATAAAGAAGCGCTGGCAGCATATGATAAAGCAATTCAAATTCAGCCAGATTATTTAGAAGCTTGGAGTGGAAGAGGCTTTGTATTAATAAATTTACAGCGATATCAAGAAGCGATCGCTTCTTTTGATAAAGCACTACAACTGAAAAACGACAACCCGGAAGTTTGGAATGCTAAAGGCGAAGCTTTTAGTAATTTAAACCAGTATGACCAAGCTATACAAGCTTATGACCAGGCAATTGAATTAAAACCTGATTATTATCAAGCTTGGTATGAAAAAGGATTAGCCTTGCAGAATCTCAAACGCTATGAAGATGCAATTGCTGCATACCAAAAAGTCACTGAATTAAAACCTGAGTATCAGCAGGCTTGGTACAATTTGGGTAATGTTTTAGTCAACTTGCAACGTTATACAGACGCATTTACAGCTTATGATAAAGCTGTGCATTATCAGCCCAATTATTATCAAGCTTGGTTGTCAAGAGGTAATATCCTTCTTAGCTTACAACGTTATCCAGAAGCCGTTGAATCTTTTAGACAAGTAATTAAGTACAATTCCAATAATTATCAAGCTTGGTATAATCTGGGCTGGTCACTGCATCAAACCCAACGCTATGAAGAAGCGATCGCATCTTACAATAAGGCAGCGACAATTAAGCGAAATGACTATCAATTGTGGTACAATCTAGGAAATTCTCAATATAATTTACAGAAATATGGAGATGCGATCGCATCTTATGATAGAGCAGTTCGTTATAAGCCAGACTACTACGAAAGCTGGTATAGTAGAGGCAATGCTTTATTAAACTTGAAACGATATCAAGAAGCGATCGCCTCTTATACTCAAGCAATTAAATATAAACCTGATTACCAACAAGCAATACAAGCCCGCAACCAAGCCGAGAGTCAGCTACAATCTGAAAAATTAAAGCCTGTAATTGTACCAATCATCCCATCACCTAGTTCTACCAGTTCACCAAAAAATATACCCTAA
- a CDS encoding serine/threonine-protein kinase, producing MTHHMIGRVLQGRYQIIQSLGAGVFGQTYIAVDTDYPDNPKCVVKQLKVSSSQSSYLDILRLRFLTETETLKRLGRHQQIPEFIACFEEHERFYLVQEYIEGHALTAELPIDEQWGSLWSENEVIEFLKDVLGILEFVHSQGVIHCDIKPENLIRRAVDGKLVLIDFGSIVPIDFGMDAELPIYRIPVTSLGYIPPEQFIGKTQPNSDIYSLGMIAIQGLTGLEPLQLKVDTSTNESAWRSQNTPVNDYLAAVLSQMIRYNSLNRFQSASEVLRVLKQIVSETPQTVETTYTIAEAAVKDDNSNQYSASGKSSPLLTGMKVGLAANSLLMGFSVYSLANTSPAHSETDTLYKATEEYQAGDLQEAIALVKSIPSHSNVYPEAQATIEEWQQQWQVAAQHYQAAEQALNQGRWSEVLRIAPKVPDILYWQSKTDQLVQQVHIKIEAETKYLLSKAYEMAGAKEFSTALEYLRQIPEESSAGALVQKKLAEYNKKRQIRAAYFLHNANKKASVGDFNSAVKFLGKIPKDTQVYAQAQIKLNEYTQKQRLQTQSQNLAVNHVSAAHKKKSATKTLIF from the coding sequence ATGACCCACCACATGATCGGTAGAGTACTACAAGGGCGTTACCAAATTATTCAAAGTTTGGGTGCAGGCGTTTTCGGACAAACATACATAGCTGTAGACACAGATTATCCAGATAATCCCAAATGTGTTGTTAAGCAGCTCAAGGTTAGTAGTTCTCAATCCAGCTATTTGGATATTCTTAGGTTACGGTTTCTAACTGAAACTGAAACCCTCAAGCGTTTGGGACGCCATCAACAAATTCCAGAATTCATCGCCTGCTTTGAAGAACACGAGCGATTCTATTTAGTACAAGAATATATTGAAGGCCATGCATTGACTGCGGAACTGCCCATTGATGAACAATGGGGGAGTCTGTGGAGTGAGAATGAAGTTATCGAATTCCTTAAGGATGTCTTGGGTATTTTGGAATTTGTTCACTCTCAAGGCGTTATTCATTGCGATATTAAACCGGAAAACTTAATCAGACGTGCTGTTGATGGCAAGTTGGTTTTGATTGACTTTGGCTCAATTGTGCCAATTGATTTTGGCATGGATGCAGAATTGCCTATTTATCGGATTCCTGTCACTTCATTGGGGTACATACCGCCAGAGCAATTTATTGGTAAAACGCAGCCTAACAGTGATATTTATTCTCTAGGTATGATTGCCATTCAGGGTTTAACAGGACTAGAACCACTGCAATTAAAAGTTGATACTTCTACTAATGAAAGTGCGTGGCGTTCTCAAAACACGCCAGTAAATGATTATCTAGCAGCTGTCCTCAGCCAAATGATCCGTTACAATAGCCTAAATCGCTTCCAATCTGCGAGTGAGGTACTGCGGGTACTTAAGCAAATAGTATCGGAAACTCCGCAAACTGTAGAAACAACCTATACAATCGCTGAAGCGGCAGTTAAGGATGATAATTCTAACCAGTATTCTGCATCTGGGAAATCATCCCCACTATTAACAGGAATGAAAGTAGGACTGGCTGCTAATTCTTTATTGATGGGATTTAGTGTCTATTCTCTAGCTAATACCTCACCAGCGCACTCAGAGACAGATACTTTATATAAAGCAACAGAAGAATATCAAGCAGGAGATTTACAAGAAGCGATCGCTTTAGTTAAATCAATTCCCTCTCACAGCAATGTTTATCCAGAAGCTCAAGCCACAATCGAAGAATGGCAACAGCAATGGCAAGTTGCTGCACAGCATTACCAAGCTGCTGAACAAGCTTTAAATCAGGGAAGATGGTCAGAAGTACTGCGTATTGCTCCTAAAGTTCCAGATATTTTATATTGGCAATCTAAAACAGATCAACTAGTTCAACAAGTACACATTAAAATTGAAGCCGAGACAAAATATTTATTATCAAAAGCTTATGAAATGGCTGGTGCGAAAGAATTTTCTACTGCATTAGAGTATCTGCGGCAAATCCCTGAAGAAAGTTCTGCTGGTGCTTTAGTTCAAAAAAAGTTAGCTGAGTACAATAAAAAGCGACAAATCAGGGCAGCTTATTTTTTACATAATGCTAATAAGAAAGCATCTGTTGGTGACTTTAATAGTGCTGTAAAATTTTTGGGCAAGATTCCTAAAGATACTCAAGTTTACGCTCAAGCTCAAATCAAACTAAATGAGTATACTCAAAAGCAACGTCTGCAAACTCAAAGTCAGAATTTAGCTGTAAATCATGTTTCTGCCGCCCACAAAAAAAAATCAGCTACTAAAACCCTAATTTTTTAA
- a CDS encoding type II toxin-antitoxin system VapC family toxin — MSHLVTDTHALIWYLEDSPNLSVAANEAFDKCDRGEIIIYIPTICLVEIVYLQERRRISANMKYQLDTALADKSSGLELVNLTTEIVDALATIPRDTVPDMPDRIIVATAKYMNLPLISRDAKIISSGISIVW, encoded by the coding sequence ATGTCCCATTTGGTAACAGATACTCACGCACTAATTTGGTATTTAGAGGATAGCCCAAACCTTAGCGTTGCCGCTAACGAAGCATTTGACAAGTGCGATAGGGGTGAAATTATAATTTACATACCAACAATTTGCTTAGTCGAAATAGTTTACTTGCAAGAAAGAAGACGAATCTCAGCAAATATGAAATATCAGCTAGATACTGCATTAGCTGATAAAAGTAGTGGGCTAGAGTTAGTCAATTTAACAACTGAAATCGTTGATGCACTGGCTACAATACCACGCGATACTGTTCCAGATATGCCAGACAGGATTATTGTTGCTACAGCTAAGTATATGAACTTACCTTTGATCAGTCGAGATGCCAAGATAATTTCATCTGGAATAAGTATTGTTTGGTAA
- a CDS encoding GTP-binding protein, with product MPLSRIVTLIVGLIVILGLSLWLIDSLSRLYWQLSYSPLLGNLLLLLLILLIGALVAAFVYYVLVMQAGEKRSRRGSRRVTPAQIPAAKSDAASSTLQAVRQQVAQIQDEVARQALLSRSREIEVNLARGEIQVVVFGTGSAGKTSLVNAIMGRMVGQVDAPMGTTQVGETYCLRLKGLERKILITDTPGILEAGVAGTEREQLARELATEADLLLFVVDNDLRRSEYEPLRGLAEIGKRSLLVLNKTDLYTDDDKEAILARLRQRVLGFIAPNDVVAIAANPQSAQLETGETFQPEADIVPLLRRMAAVLRAEGEDLVADNILLQSLRLGDEARKLIDGQRRRQADKIVERFQWIGAGVVSVTPIPVVDLLATAAVNAQMVVEIGRVYGCELNMERGRELALSLAKTIASLGIVKGAIQLLSTALQLNVATFIIGRAIQGVTAAYLTRIAGKSFIEYFRHDQDWGDGGMTEVVQRQFQINRRDEFIKAFIQEAIARVVKPLQNQAEVVEHDEEAQS from the coding sequence ATGCCTCTGTCGCGCATAGTAACGCTGATTGTCGGTCTAATCGTCATTTTGGGCTTAAGCCTGTGGCTGATTGATTCCCTCTCACGCCTCTACTGGCAGTTATCCTATTCGCCGCTGTTAGGTAATTTGCTGCTGTTGCTGCTGATTTTGCTCATCGGGGCATTAGTTGCCGCCTTTGTTTATTATGTGTTGGTGATGCAAGCTGGAGAAAAGCGATCGCGCCGTGGTTCTCGGCGAGTTACACCAGCGCAAATTCCCGCTGCCAAATCTGATGCGGCTTCTTCAACTCTGCAAGCTGTGCGGCAACAGGTAGCCCAAATTCAAGATGAAGTGGCACGCCAAGCTTTATTAAGTCGCTCAAGAGAGATTGAAGTAAATTTAGCACGCGGTGAGATTCAAGTCGTGGTGTTTGGTACAGGGAGTGCTGGCAAAACTTCTCTAGTTAATGCCATTATGGGGCGCATGGTGGGGCAAGTAGATGCACCGATGGGAACAACCCAAGTAGGAGAAACCTATTGTTTGCGGTTGAAGGGATTAGAACGCAAGATATTAATTACCGACACGCCAGGAATTTTAGAAGCAGGAGTGGCGGGAACAGAACGAGAACAGTTAGCGCGGGAACTGGCGACAGAGGCAGATTTATTATTGTTTGTAGTGGATAATGACTTGCGGCGTTCAGAATATGAGCCGCTGCGAGGATTAGCAGAAATTGGCAAGCGATCGCTCTTGGTTCTCAACAAAACTGACTTGTATACAGACGATGATAAGGAAGCCATTCTCGCGAGGTTACGTCAGCGGGTGCTAGGATTTATCGCTCCTAATGATGTGGTGGCGATCGCTGCTAATCCTCAATCTGCACAATTAGAAACTGGGGAAACTTTCCAGCCGGAAGCGGATATTGTCCCCTTGCTGCGGCGAATGGCTGCTGTTTTACGGGCTGAGGGTGAAGATTTGGTGGCAGATAATATTCTCCTACAATCTTTGCGTTTAGGAGATGAGGCGCGAAAGCTCATCGATGGGCAGCGTCGCCGTCAAGCTGACAAAATTGTTGAGCGATTTCAGTGGATTGGGGCTGGCGTGGTATCAGTCACGCCTATACCAGTAGTAGATTTACTGGCAACGGCTGCTGTTAATGCTCAAATGGTTGTAGAAATTGGCAGAGTTTACGGTTGCGAATTGAATATGGAGCGAGGGCGCGAATTAGCTCTTTCTTTAGCAAAAACTATTGCTAGTTTAGGCATTGTTAAAGGAGCAATTCAATTATTATCTACTGCATTACAACTTAATGTTGCTACTTTTATTATTGGTAGGGCAATTCAAGGTGTAACAGCAGCTTATTTAACAAGAATTGCCGGGAAAAGTTTCATTGAATATTTTCGTCATGACCAAGATTGGGGTGATGGTGGTATGACAGAAGTAGTGCAGCGACAATTTCAAATTAACCGCCGGGACGAATTTATTAAGGCTTTTATTCAAGAAGCGATCGCACGCGTAGTCAAACCGTTACAAAATCAAGCTGAGGTGGTTGAACATGATGAAGAAGCACAGAGTTAA
- a CDS encoding DUF937 domain-containing protein — protein MGLFDQILGAVANPNQQGNLGQLGGIINSVNQLSDRTGTDPSTIQSVLGVVGSYVRSSLQQKRDTAGNEEAQAIVNQYAGTSPNPQAVNSLFSPQIQQQVAQVAAQRSGLDAGIIQQLLPIAVPIVLNFLQSGANAQNPQSGGNSVLNSFLDADGDGDVDIADAIQLASRHMGR, from the coding sequence ATGGGACTTTTTGACCAAATTCTTGGGGCCGTTGCCAATCCCAATCAACAAGGTAATTTAGGTCAGTTGGGAGGTATCATCAATTCTGTCAATCAGCTGAGCGATCGCACTGGTACAGATCCCTCAACAATCCAATCTGTTTTGGGTGTTGTGGGTAGTTATGTGCGTTCTTCCCTACAACAGAAACGAGATACAGCTGGTAACGAAGAAGCGCAAGCCATAGTAAATCAATATGCTGGGACTTCTCCTAATCCCCAAGCTGTGAATTCGCTGTTTTCTCCTCAGATACAACAACAAGTAGCTCAAGTTGCTGCCCAGCGCAGTGGATTAGATGCTGGTATTATTCAACAATTGCTACCTATAGCTGTGCCAATTGTGTTGAATTTCTTGCAATCTGGTGCTAATGCTCAAAATCCCCAAAGTGGCGGAAACTCCGTGCTGAATTCCTTCCTAGATGCAGACGGTGATGGCGATGTTGATATTGCTGATGCCATCCAGTTAGCTAGTCGCCATATGGGACGGTAA